A single Anopheles arabiensis isolate DONGOLA chromosome 2, AaraD3, whole genome shotgun sequence DNA region contains:
- the LOC120898510 gene encoding MAPK/MAK/MRK overlapping kinase-like: protein MSAFKITGYDIIHQIGSGAYSEVFLVRCRKSGKSYAAKHLIDSCSDLMCDVAYAEIQLMKSVPSHPNVMQLCDHVFENKSLTLIMHLMDINLYEYMQKRVRPFSENRVRKMLYQIVLGLEHLHQNGIFHRDVKPENILVKFSSGIIGKRETLQLADFGTAATIAQRPPYAIYIATRWYRAPECMLSMGYYGPKMDVWAVGCCFYEMLTLKPLFQGENEIEMLDCIHELLGSPSPTVLERFRPWNVKNLKFAKRQATELRWHLPLMNVFGMDLMKKMLAYCPDQRLSSKNVANHTYFEELIRHKKLSKFSLSHQSLYNEVNVHEMKSCAGQLRNNTKHLMPDSSVTSVQSFKTNNTFHFLSPEEQTKINKQRERFWNMNPKSIEHKLWCNEPLYRREK from the exons ATGAGTGCCTTTAAAATAACAG GATACGACATCATTCACCAAATCGGAAGCGGAGCCTATTCGGAAGTGTTTCTCGTGCGCTGTCGGAAGTCGGGCAAATCCTATGCCGCCAAACATCTGATCGATAGTTGCAGTGATTTGATGTGCGATGTAGCGTACGCTGAGATACAGCTCATGAAGTCGGTGCCCAGCCATCCGAACGTTATGCAGCTGTGTGATCACGTGTT tgaaaacaaaagCCTAACTTTAATCATGCACCTGATGGACATCAACCTGTACGAGTACATGCAGAAACGAGTGCGACCGTTTTCGGAAAACCGAGTCCGAAAAATGCTGTACCAGATCGTGCTGGGGCTGGAGCATCTGCACCAAAACGGCATATTCCATCGGGACGTGAAGCCGGAAAACATTTTAGTTAAATTTTCCTCCGGAATCATTGGCAAG agaGAAACCCTCCAGCTGGCAGACTTTGGAACGGCGGCCACGATCGCCCAACGTCCGCCGTACGCCATCTACATCGCTACCCGGTGGTATCGGGCCCCGGAATGTATGCTCTCCATGGGTTACTACGGTCCCAAGATGGACGTTTGGGCGGTCGGGTGCTGTTTCTATGAAATGCTGACGCTGAAGCCACTGTTTCAGGGCGAAAACGAGATCGAGATGCTGGACTGCATACACGAGCTGCTCGGTTCCCCGTCGCCCACTGTGCTGGAGCGGTTCAGGCCGTGGAATGTAAAGAACTTAAAGTTTGCCAAGCGTCAAGCCACCGAACTACGGTGGCATCTGCCGCTCATGAACGTGTTCGGGATGGATTTGATGAAGAAGATGCTCGCATACTGTCCCGATCAGCGGTTATCGTCGAAAAATGTCGCAAACCATACCTATTTCGAGGAGCTTAT AAGGCACAAAAAATTGTCCAAATTCTCTCTAAGTCACCAAAGCCTGTACAACGAAGTGAACGTACATGAGATGAAATCGTGCGCGGGACAGCTCAGGAACAATACGAAG CATCTAATGCCGGATTCGTCGGTCACGAGTGTGCAAAGCTTCAAAACGAACAACACGTTCCACTTTCTTTCGCCGGAGGAGCAGACGAAAATTAACAAGCAACGCGAACGCTTCTGGAATATGAATCCGAAAAGCATAGAGCATAAATTGTGGTGCAATGAGCCGCTGTACCGCCGGGAAAAGTAA
- the LOC120898517 gene encoding uncharacterized protein LOC120898517 — protein sequence MQRAVKPRTGNASERDIKRTKRDGGHVLSKRQTAIQSVVENVNRFRVLAFVYLEILVYLFVVFAFRLFELGRKLPLVRSASREETIERIVYPRHDFRLASKITMHKVTTAPKTVSVSNSSSRLATAGPPVRKEYESSSSDEDGYLSPFNGSDDGSGVAEGSLLDEMPPFSACSMSPSARSLSPIELEPFESPTSTPKSGRSCYSGCSTPLYGMTPPPPAPAASTTGNGQQPAEGYVTLDEIHARIGLTPPDGNVSRSRLNLETIFEGVFLETPPKKEFQSKGNLFRRSIRNRALLFEKVEKL from the coding sequence ATGCAACGAGCTGTCAAACCGCGAACAGGCAACGCGAGCGAAAGAGATATCAAGCGAACGAAGCGAGACGGAgggcacgtgctgtcaaaacGTCAAACGGCGATTCAAAGTGTTGTCGAAAATGTGAACCGCTTTCGCGTCCTTGCATTCGTTTACCTGGAAATTCTGGTGTAcctgtttgttgtgtttgcctTTCGACTGTTTGAGCTTGGCAGAAAGCTACCCCTTGTGCGAAGTGCGTCTCGCGAGGAAACGATCGAACGAATAGTTTACCCACGCCACGACTTTCGCCTAGCCTCCAAAATTACGATGCACAAAGTCACAACGGCACCAAAGACCGTTAGtgtcagcaacagcagcagtaggctGGCGACGGCTGGACCACCGGTACGGAAGGAGTACGAATCGAGCTCGTCCGATGAGGACGGGTACCTGTCGCCGTTCAACGGCTCGGACGACGGAAGTGGAGTGGCGGAGGGCAGCCTGCTCGATGAAATGCCACCATTCTCTGCCTGCTCGATGTCGCCCTCGGCCCGATCACTGTCACCGATCGAGCTGGAACCGTTCGAATCGCCCACCTCGACACCGAAATCCGGTCGCAGCTGCTACTCGGGCTGCAGTACGCCGCTGTACGGGAtgacgccaccaccaccagcaccagccgcCAGCACCACCGGCAACGGTCAGCAGCCGGCCGAAGGGTATGTAACGCTGGACGAAATACATGCCCGCATCGGACTGACCCCGCCGGATGGGAACGTTAGCCGGAGTCGGCTGAATTTGGAAACCATCTTCGAGGGCGTGTTCCTGGAAACACCACCAAAGAAAGAGTTCCAGTCGAAGGGGAATCTGTTCCGCCGGTCCATACGGAACCGGGCGCTGCTGTTCGAGAAGGTGGAGAAGCTGTGA
- the LOC120898535 gene encoding DCN1-like protein 4 isoform X1, translated as MPRGKRRHAIDMRPSEEDQQSTKRQRNSYQSSRRYSKSEDAFNQKRCLTWFREYTTPDDPDTLGPEGMEKFCEDIGVEPENVAMLVLAYKMGAKQMGFFTQSEWLKGLTDLQCDTASKVQCKLEYLRSMLNDPNSFKIIYRYAYDFARDKDQRSMDIETAKAMLQLLLGKHWPLYAQFAQFLEQSKYKVINKDQWCNILEFSRTISNDLTNYDVDGAWPVMLDEFVEWLRQLRAQSTIS; from the exons ATGCCCAGAGGTAAACGTCGTCACGCCATAGACATGCGGCCCAGCGAAGAAGACCAGCAGTCGACTAAGCGACAGCGAAATAGTTATCAAAG CTCACGGCGCTACAGCAAATCGGAGGACGCCTTCAATCAGAAACGATGCCTCACCTGGTTCCGGGAGTACACCACACCGGACGATCCGGACACTTTAG GCCCCGAAGGGATGGAAAAGTTCTGCGAAGACATTGGCGTCGAGCCGGAGAATGTGGCGATGCTTGTGCTGGCGTACAAGATGGGTGCCAAACAGATGGGCTTCTTCACGCAGAGCGAGTGGCTCAAAGGGCTAACGGATCTGCAGTGCGACACGGCCTCCAAGGTGCAGTGCAAGCTGGAGTATCTGCGAAGCATGCTCAACGACCCAAACTCGTTCAAAATCATCTACAGATATGCGTACGATTTTGCAAGG GATAAAGACCAGCGCAGCATGGACATCGAGACGGCGAAAGCAATGCTTCAGCTGCTACTCGGCAAGCACTGGCCACTGTATGCACAATTTGCCCAATTCCTAGAGCAGTCCAAGTACAAAGTGATCAACAAGGATCAGTGGTGTAATATTCTAGAGTTTTCCCGCACCATCTCCAACGATCTAACAAACTACGATGTCGATGGAGCTT GGCCCGTCATGCTGGACGAGTTTGTGGAATGGTTAAGACAATTGAGAGCACAGTCAACGATTAGCTGA
- the LOC120898535 gene encoding DCN1-like protein 4 isoform X2: MGDGISRRYSKSEDAFNQKRCLTWFREYTTPDDPDTLGPEGMEKFCEDIGVEPENVAMLVLAYKMGAKQMGFFTQSEWLKGLTDLQCDTASKVQCKLEYLRSMLNDPNSFKIIYRYAYDFARDKDQRSMDIETAKAMLQLLLGKHWPLYAQFAQFLEQSKYKVINKDQWCNILEFSRTISNDLTNYDVDGAWPVMLDEFVEWLRQLRAQSTIS, translated from the exons ATGGGTGACGGAAT CTCACGGCGCTACAGCAAATCGGAGGACGCCTTCAATCAGAAACGATGCCTCACCTGGTTCCGGGAGTACACCACACCGGACGATCCGGACACTTTAG GCCCCGAAGGGATGGAAAAGTTCTGCGAAGACATTGGCGTCGAGCCGGAGAATGTGGCGATGCTTGTGCTGGCGTACAAGATGGGTGCCAAACAGATGGGCTTCTTCACGCAGAGCGAGTGGCTCAAAGGGCTAACGGATCTGCAGTGCGACACGGCCTCCAAGGTGCAGTGCAAGCTGGAGTATCTGCGAAGCATGCTCAACGACCCAAACTCGTTCAAAATCATCTACAGATATGCGTACGATTTTGCAAGG GATAAAGACCAGCGCAGCATGGACATCGAGACGGCGAAAGCAATGCTTCAGCTGCTACTCGGCAAGCACTGGCCACTGTATGCACAATTTGCCCAATTCCTAGAGCAGTCCAAGTACAAAGTGATCAACAAGGATCAGTGGTGTAATATTCTAGAGTTTTCCCGCACCATCTCCAACGATCTAACAAACTACGATGTCGATGGAGCTT GGCCCGTCATGCTGGACGAGTTTGTGGAATGGTTAAGACAATTGAGAGCACAGTCAACGATTAGCTGA